tatccttcaaaaagaaGAAGGATAAATGTGCAAGCAACTAAGAAGTATATGACCTGAAGGGTAATCATATTTTGCCAGGTGAGTGTAGCTTTCAGAGCACTAGAGTATATATGGATAGCTTTGTTTGCCTCTGGGGTCCTCTGCAAATATATCCTTTTCAAGTAGTTGGCAGCACAGCTCATAACACATCtgcaagttaaaaaaaagaaaatgtcgGGAAACTAATTCATGTTCTAAAGCTGACGAACACTGGAGAATCATGAAAGATATTGTGATATAAAGTTCTTCACATCATGGCACTTGTCACAATGAGTCTATGATAGCAGATCTTGAATTGTGACAAACTCAATCTAGGTGATCTTGCTAAAGAAGCTAATGAACGGGCTAGGAATTTAAATCTGAGAGCCAAAACACCAACTGCACAAGGgttaagaaataaaattggGTAAGAGCAAAGCATATCATATTCAACTAATCCAATCATGAAAATGATGAATTTTACTGAATCAGTTAAGATCTCAAATTCCATTTTCAGGCAAGCATGTAAATTATGGGAAATATCTTGGGCATCCTGACTTTTTCAGTGAAGGTTAACTTTGCATCCTTATGTAGCCTTTTGCACACTCCCCCCAACCCCCCACCCCAAcccccctcttctctctctctgatcaTGGTAGCCATGATGGGCCTTCATTTTAGATGCACACCCTCACTCAAGAtccctttctcttctcttcgaTGACCATGGCAATTGCATGCTCATCCTACCATAGCCCAGGTTATAAGGCTCTGACATGACAACTTATCCTCCCCCTCTAACAGTTGCAACTAAATATTAGGGAACATTTAAAATTGTCAGAAAACATAGTGTGGCTACATTGATAACccaacccaatcaattaacaTTGACCTATTGTGAAATTCCAAATCGACAAGCTACAGATACAATCTGTAGAAATAGGCGAAGTAacttaagcaaaaaaaaaatattgaaatgcacaaaaaaatatgtatattgaaatgctaATCCAAGCAGAATATTACGTCTTTGCTAGTAATGGCAAGAGGCGCCGTTGATGACTAGGATAGTCGAGCAATAGAACTTCCGGACCATTTGGTGAGATTGAGAAAGCCCGCCTTGTCAGACCATATCTCACAGCAATTGCTAAACCCACCTGACAGCAGAAGAAATGGGAGAATAACCAAGGAATGCCCCAGTTGATATGTTCAtaagaaattcaaaaagagcGACAACATGCCGTGATACTGACTTACCTTTGATATATAAACTGCTGTGGTTGCGATGTTCACACGACCAAATGTCAGCGGAGCTAGAAAAGCTGCAAATCTCTGAAAGTAAATTGATACAAAGAAAAACCTTATTCAGAAGACCATGTCAGTACATCAATAAGCTATAGATAACAGAACATGCGACATGAAAAGTCTCAAAGAATAATCCCCTCACCTGATCTGGGTCCTTTATTGAGCTTACGTATCGGCCGTCTTCCAATACATCAGCAACTGAGTTCAGCAAGTTCTCTCTAGGGACACGGATATTGTCAAACCTGATGATTCAGTAAATGATTAACAAAAAGAAACTGGAACAGATAATACATTGTGAGAGCTGGAAAGCATACCAAAAATCAGGAAATTAGTGACTCACCAAATCCGGCCATTATCAACGCCATTTAGTCCAATCTTATGACCGCAATCAGCTATATGTATGTTGGGGCATATATTTCCATCTGCATCTCTGATCTGAGCTATGAACGCATGGACCCCTTGACTGGTTCCATTCATAAGGAGTTGGGCAAAAATTACTGTATGTGTAGCATGCTGTCAAGAGGCGATGAATAAGTCACCGACAAACAGATAAGATAGAAGGCGATTCTTCAAGCCCAAATAAACTAAACGGGTGCCTTTTAATCAGTAAAGACTATTATGCAGAAAGGTCTCTTACATTGGCAGCCCCTCCTATCCAGTACTTCTGGGCAGATTCACAAGGAGTGTTTATGATAAACTCTCCAGTGTTTGTGTCATATGTCGCGACTGTCTCAATTCCTCGTACCTTGGAAATATATTTAACCCTTAAATTAGAAAAGCCATAGGCTCATAGCATAGAGAaagtgttttaaaataaaatgagtaTAACTTAAATATCTGACATACATTGCTTCCATGACCCAATTCAGTCATTGCAAAACAGCCCTTGACGACATAGTTCTCAGTGTCCTTCAACCACTTGTCGTGATGGCGTTTGGTaccaaaaaacttgatagcgcCACCCCTGTCATCCATCAAGATAACACTTAGAACAAATGCATTAATActgaaaatagatattttaccAAGTCATacactagagagagaagagacaaTGAAGGGAAAATGCATCTCCATGCCTACGATATGAAAAGGAGCAACATACACATTGATACACTCAAAAAGAGTTGCAAGCGAACAATTTCCTAACAGAATCATCTCAAGAGCATAAGGCAACCAAAAGTTCACTTCACCAGTACCGGAACATCATATTCTTCTGTCTTcaaatatcatatttttaacttatcAGGCTTGTTTCCGAGGACCCTTTCCCTTTTATCTGGTTGTTTACAATCggtttaaataattttcagaTAAGATAGAAAAATTTCTGCATAGCATCTAGCCTTTTATTGTGATAATTGTCCATATAACACTCAGTTGATAACTACATCTGgcttaaacaaaaaattatagcaCTTTGGTGTCTAGATAACTATAAAATCGTCCTCAATCATTTTGTGAAGGCGAGGAGATCTTGGAGCTCTAGAAACGAGAAAACACATACGCCCATAACTTCATTTGTCAAATATTAACAATATAAATGAAATTGTTCCCACTATCAAATTaaaccgtccctagcgcaagtggcaaagggcttgatggttggtatccgaggtttcaagtttgaattctagttgattcacatttccagctaactttatttttaaatgaaataaactacctatctctctctcaaaaaaaaaaaaaaaaaaaaaaaaaaaaaaaaaaaaaacaactacgATGAAGAGCTAACAAAATAGTAAAGATTAAGCCATAACTTTTCTCGAAAGTATGTCCTCGCCCTGAAAAGAAGGAAATATGGAGGCATCTCTTCCCTTAACACAGGAGAGATGTATGATAGGAGAGGACAAGATCCTTGCAACATTACAAAACAATAAAAGCTCCTCCTTTTTGGTTCCTTTCAGTTCCTCcagttttaaaaggttttcctCTTTTAGGAGTTTTCTAGGATAAATTGTAGCTCTCTTTTTTGTGTCTTCTTTTCTTTAATACAAAACCTGTACAATCCTGTTtcttcactaaaaaaaaaagaagaaggtttTTCATGTAAATTGAGCGTGATCATCTGAATTGGTGATTGGTTTATCCTTCACAACAATTTTGCCATGATCACTTTCTGGGTGAAACACTCTCTGACTTATCTCGCATAATAAAAGTAGTTGGACATGAATAGAAATCCAAGAAATCAATCTCACCAGAGGCAGAAGTGGACGCCGAGCTTGACGGAGAGGGAGTGGTCGTAAATGGCGAGGCATTCCAACGAGGCCAAAATCCGCCTCTCGGCGTCGGCGCCGAAGTCAGTGAGCCAACCATCGAACACGCCGCGGCTCTTCAGGTGCCAGATCCGCCGCATCGTCGCCTCCCGCTGCTGCTCCTTCGTCTGGTTGTAGTCCGGCGCCGCGAACACCCTCCCCCTTCGGAAGATCGGGCTCTCCTCCATGAGCCGGAAGATCCGGTCACGGAGCTCAACGTCGTGGCCGTCCAGGATGCGCCGGAGCTCGGCGGGGGCGAAGGAGGGGGCCGGTTTCTCCGAGAGCTCCGGAGCGGTGTAGGCGACGCAGGGAGCGGGTTCGAGCTCGGCAACGGCGGccgggggcggcggcgagggaggaCGGTGGCTCGCCGAGCGACGAGAtccgcgccgccgccggcgaggtaggaggaagaggacgaggaggacgaGTCCATTATTAGGGTTTTGGGAAATGTTGGGGGAAGGGTCAGCGAAGGgaggcggagagagagagagagagagagagagatagaggagggagaagaagcagGGGGTTTGTTACAGCGAAAGGGAGCGTCGTTTTAAAATGCGTGCGGTGGAAGAGACGGTAACGTGCGCGATAGGCTTCTTGGATATACATTCGGAAAATTTATTGCGCCCACGAGGTACATGAGTACTTATCAATTATCATACACCATATATTCACTTTTTAATAAAAATCAcatttttaaacatatttttattactcaatttgataataatttttttaagataaaataaagcaaattatataataaatttaatttaatatttttattgaaagtTTTTAGACAACAATGCATGCACTGCATGGGCTACATACGTGTAGGATAAGGCTCACGTGGAGTTTGGTCTACGTATTACCATTTATAtttgttataaatataattattatttatacatgaaGAAAATGCAAGCCATAGTATGCCTCTTCCAGAATATTATTGAGGATCAAATTTATTATTCAAATCATTGAtacgataaaaaataatttttttaaaaaattgctaCGCCTTCTGAATCACATATGTACGTGTaatgaaatttcttttattaattgAGTAGGTGTGGAATCCATGCTAGTATTTATTATTGTCCGCATAAATCTCTAGTTAGGTAGTTTCTTAAATTACTATGATTTTACGTGCACGAAATTATACATGAATgtaacaatattttttaaaacatattataaATTAGAGGAGGCTCAAGAAGTTTAGAACTGATTTTACTACTGTAGTATCGTAAATATCAAGCTttataatataaacaaaattaaaattaaagtaacaTTATCGGTACTCTAAAATAGTTTAGAACCAATTCCCATTCTAcaacatttaaaatattaatagaatataaaataacacAGAAATATCTTGAAATTACTTTATAAATGGAATATATGATGAGATAAAATAACAGTACTTGTTTATtactaaataaaattatgataaaattaTACACAAGCTATATGAACAAATACATCATTTGGAATCGACTAtccaactttcaaatttttaattttactattcaattttttaatttgtttaatttaagtcCGTCGATGACACTTCGACATCAACttttaaatacattatttatatatataagtttaattaGCGTATTTTTACaagtcaaataaattgaaaagtttgatagtaaaatttatttttaaaaaattaattactaattaagataaattttatatttttttatttttattttaaattattgtggAGGCGGGGTAATGTGTCGCCTTTGTTTGACACTTCAGATTAGCCCCAAATGTCTAGGTCTGAGACTTCAACTCTTCTAGAAACTGTAATTTTTGACTTTTGTCTTTTTCTTGATGTGGATTCACTCGtgtttgggtttttttttttcctttttttttttggataaactttAAAATCATTCGtaaccctatgatttaaagtgtattaatttagtatcttgtatttttttttttcgtcaacttttcgttaatatttcgtaaaattatatacaaaaaacttcagatgtcccacctaagtttatcaaatattcactttaatacatttcagttttaactttgtcattgatttaacgaaaaaaaattgacaaaaaaaaaatcacaaggtactaaattgatacactttaaactatataatactaaagtaagaaagtgagaaatcataggggtggtatttgaagtttattttttttttcttttccttcctagGAAGATATTGAAAGAAATGAAAGGGAGATTGTAGTACAGCAATATATAATTAGTGCAGTTAATAAATTAGTTAGATAAAGATTTAGATATCTTTAATTTGGTGTTCACTACATAAATGTTATGTACAGGGAATCTATCTAATTTTAGGCTACGTACtctattttatttgcaaaagttGTTAGAAGAAATGGAAAGAAAAGAGCACACCATTATTATGTCTTTAAATGCACAAGTTGATAGTTAGTTCTTTAAAAATTAACATCATCTCTAGTGGAAAATTAAATTGAACAACACTAGtaggtttttcatttttttattattttttttggtaggGGAGTACTAATTTATTGGTAATACTTAGACAGAAAAACTAGTTACATATAGTATTCGCGTAACTGAAAACTAATTTTCACCGTATTCGAACCAAACATTAGAAATcgtaaaacttattttttatgaaaaaaaaaatcactgaaaattattttttataattttacatggaACCAAGAAGTCCCTTGTAAGTcacaataaaattattagattaagcAAATCCATGTATTTAGTTAATCTTGTACATAGAGGAGTCCAAATGGCTCTTGTGTCATATATAAGGCATATAAAATTGTATTGGTATTCACAAATGGCTAAAGGAAAATGATCCATAAACGTTATTAGAAAAATGTTACTAACAATTAATTACTTGCTTTTAAAGGTAGGAGAAGAGAGTATTAGAAATTTCATAACTGGTAAGAGCTTTGACAATCCCATGCTTCTACAGTTCTACTTAATCCAACAACGAAATGTTCAAAAAACTCGCAAAAAATTAAACATTGTTACAATACATTTAAACTTATCATCATGCCATGTCCTTAGTTGTTTCGGGTGCGTGCACTCATAGAATCCAACATGCTCTTTGTTTTCGactcttcttctttgttttggGAGGACATAAAACCACTTTTATTGCAGCGTCAAATACGGCCTTCACATTCTGTTACAGCAAACCTCAACgataaaattaagtaaaatgaatgtATAATGTAGtaaacttaattatatattaaattaagttgTTTACAAATGTAGATATGTGTACCTGTTGACTCTTGGAGCTGCATTCAATGTAAGCAGCTGCACCTATCATCCTCTTTAGCTCTTCACCCTGTTTCAAGTTTCAACAAGAATACAAGTGTATTTGTCCTTCATCAATTGATGCATCTTGATCGAACAAGTTATTATTTATCACACATGATTCATATTTTTGTTCGTGACGTGCCTGCAATGTTGTAATCGGTGTTATACTGGGATGATCGATGAAGAACTCCTTGTCCTCGCGTAAATCTGCacaaaaattccaaatttttgCTATTCAATCTGGAGATTAGTTTATTAAGCTCGGTTCGAAGCTATTTATTTAACAGTCGACacaaatttaataaagtttttgtGTTGTGGTTAGTCTAAGAGCATATTTGGTTGATGAAAAGTACAGAATAAAAAGTGCGATATTTAGAAATTGAATTTGTTATGActgtttggttaaaaaaaagttgattatattttattttttttcaaaaaaaaagggtatcTGGTTTTATAATagaatttccttttctttttgtctaCCCCAACGCTCCACCACATACCCAcacacgttttttttttttacgatcaatatttttattatctaataatTTATAGACAAccaaacagagaaaaaaaaaaaatagaaaagcttGAAATTTTGCTAACCACTTATTAAACAAACCAGACAACAAAAAGTGACGGTCACTTTCTAAATAACTATTTCTCAAATATAGCACTTATGAgaagcctcttttttttttttctgtttttttagaACCAAACATTACACTTTGTTTCCTTCTAAACTTTGGACAAATATGTACAATGAATGGAAAAATTTTTGGGCATCTACTCACCAAGTTTTGTCCCCACTAAGATAATTGGTACATTTGGAGCATAATGCCTTAATTCAGGTATCCACTGTGCAATATACAagcaaaacaaattaaatttatgtgcagatataaagaagcaaaaattgcttgaggaggtggaggagatgATATCACAAGAGTAAGACCTTTTTGTGGATATTCTCATAGCTAGCTTTACTTATGAGGGAAAAGGCAAGCAAAAACACATCAGCTCCTCTGTAGCTAAGAGGTCTCAACCTGTTGTAATCTTCTTGccctgccaaaaaaaaaaaaaaaaaccctgctcaaattgtttttataaaaataaaaacctaagataaagaaaacaaaacaattgtttttataaaaataaaaacctaaGATAAAGGACCCAAAAAAAAACGTAGAGCATATCTGGCTCAAATTGTACCTAGGCTTGTCGGTTTTGGCCCACCAACGTCCATCAATGGCCCCATCAGAGAGGGAAACAGCCCATtattgtgtgtttttttttttaataataataataaatactatcTAAAAAATTATCACCACTGTTTAAAGAAATTGTAAGAATGATCGATAATGCTATGCTCGATCTCAAAGCAGTCTGAAGCTACATGTGGGCATGGCTTGAGAAATGAGAAGTAGCTTGGCGTGCCGGTGATTTTTGAATTGTGATACTTAATCCTCTCCTAGTGATCTCTTTAATACATACAATTACGATACTAATGTTCGCTCAAACTAGTTGTTCTAGTAAAGCCAGGAAATTGCAAGAGAACTCATGATTAAGCAAGCAGCTTATATACCTGCAGTATCCCAGAGCCCGAGGTTCACCGTGCTTCCGTCCACCACCACATTTGCGCTGAAATTGTCGAACACCGTCGGGACGTAGTCCTGTATATGCATCACCgccacaaaagagaaaaaacaaataaacaaacaagCAAACAAACTTTCATTAATCATCCAATTCGCAGAATGAGTGAGGGGATGTATATATAGAACGATCCTCGTCGATCTTTACCGTCGGGAAGGTGTTGCTGGTGTAGGAGATGAGCATGCACGTCTTCCCGACGGCCCCGTCCCCGACGGTCACGCACTTGATGAACCGCGCGGTGCTCATCCTTCGACGATCTCTCCCAATCCtcccctccctttctctctcctttgtTCATGGTGTAAGTAGCAAAGCTgacgtatatatatatctagctcTCTTAAAGGTCCTAACAACTATTCAAAATCATGATGCATAAAAGGAAAAgcaatgcaaaaaaaaagtgttagaTGGTAGTGGGATTTTTGTTAGCTAAGTGTGGTGGGGAATAGGTGTATTTTGGAATTTTGAACAGTAGTGGAGGGAGGAATTAATGAGGAGTATGAAGCCAAAATGTggaaggaaatttttttttaaaagaaagtgTTTGGATGAGGTGGTTACAGCTCCCACCAGCATTAGAGTTTACACCTCACTGGGTCTGCTATGATGGTTGGCACCGTATCTTGTTGCTCTTTCAGCAAACATGTATGCGCAATGCTATCTGTGTACTTCAAAAGatattgtaaattttataaatttttgattcaaaaatttatattttgtcatcGCCttgtcaatttttattttttcaatattaaaattttcaagaatttataaatttgagaatagagcgtaaaatttatatttaagtgTACAGCTAGCATTTTTCAACATATATTGAGACACcccttaactatatatatatatatagcataatcTCCATtgaaatttaacaaaatcttcattttaatttattaaaatagtataaattaattaaaagtacTAGAAATAGAAGGAAGATCAATCAAAAggggcaagaaaaaaaaaaaaaaaaaacttcagggAATTATTCAAAACTGTCTATAGTTGAAGGGGTCTCTGTGCATATTTACCTGTCCTTTTTAGTGTCAATTGCTTTGAGTACAAGGTCAGGGGAGGGAGAAGGCACCAATCACCCTTAATTTGTGTGTTGGTTGGTTAAGTGTGGGAGAAGGGATTGCTGGGCAATGATGGGATTGGAGGGTATAAAGAAAGGTATAGAGAGACCTTCTGCTCAACTAATTAATTACCATTCAAATGGCCATCAtggctagggatgtcaatgggtatggatacctaAAATTTTctccgaatccgaacctgaatgaaacgaatatatccgatggatatggatatggattcggatatggatatcgataatagaaacccgacggatatggattcggatatggattttgattgtacccgatccgaacccgaatttattttgtattatacataatatatatataaaaatttgatgttatatttgaatttgtattttaaaaatgtagatttaatataatatattttgaaatattgaaaaaaaataattatttctagttcaaattttcgggttcgggtttcgaatttttggtcgggttcgagtttggatatggatttttaaaatccgtcgggttcagattcgggttcgggtctcgggtttggagtcgggtttgggttcggatttttaaaaatccgccccgaatccgacccattgacatctctaatcACAGCTTGTCTATCATTTTGCCACCATTTAAAACTCAGTAAACATACTTTAATCCAGAGAGGTTgattagtgagagagagagagaaaaaacaaaCAGAAAGAAATTAAGTCAATTCATTCATGATGTTTTTTCTAGCAGATCGACTATCCGtttatttattgattatttttagaaataaatttagctgaaaatataaggtaacaagttttcaaatttgagatttcAAATAACTACTAAACCCTTTGCTACCAATGTTACGAATGATTGATAGTTCATGGTGGGTTATCAATTTCGTATATCATAGTAACAGAATTTTTTGTTATGTGCTAAGTTTTTGTGTAAAGTAAAGCTATG
This DNA window, taken from Ananas comosus cultivar F153 linkage group 5, ASM154086v1, whole genome shotgun sequence, encodes the following:
- the LOC109709859 gene encoding rac-like GTP-binding protein 7, with product MSTARFIKCVTVGDGAVGKTCMLISYTSNTFPTDYVPTVFDNFSANVVVDGSTVNLGLWDTAGQEDYNRLRPLSYRGADVFLLAFSLISKASYENIHKKWIPELRHYAPNVPIILVGTKLDLREDKEFFIDHPSITPITTLQGEELKRMIGAAAYIECSSKSQQNVKAVFDAAIKVVLCPPKTKKKSRKQRACWIL
- the LOC109710287 gene encoding acyl-coenzyme A oxidase 3, peroxisomal-like, encoding TPCFFSLLYLSLSLSLSPPPFADPSPNISQNPNNGLVLLVLFLLPRRRRRGSRRSASHRPPSPPPPAAVAELEPAPCVAYTAPELSEKPAPSFAPAELRRILDGHDVELRDRIFRLMEESPIFRRGRVFAAPDYNQTKEQQREATMRRIWHLKSRGVFDGWLTDFGADAERRILASLECLAIYDHSLSVKLGVHFCLWGGAIKFFGTKRHHDKWLKDTENYVVKGCFAMTELGHGSNVRGIETVATYDTNTGEFIINTPCESAQKYWIGGAANHATHTVIFAQLLMNGTSQGVHAFIAQIRDADGNICPNIHIADCGHKIGLNGVDNGRIWFDNIRVPRENLLNSVADVLEDGRYVSSIKDPDQRFAAFLAPLTFGRVNIATTAVYISKVGLAIAVRYGLTRRAFSISPNGPEVLLLDYPSHQRRLLPLLAKTCVMSCAANYLKRIYLQRTPEANKAIHIYSSALKATLTWQNMITLQECREACGGQGLKTENRVGILKGEFDVQLTFEGDNNILMQQVSKGLLAEYLAVQKRRRPFKGLGLEHMNETCPVVPDNLTSCTLRSSKFQTNIFCLRERDLLKRYADEVSHYQAQGESKEKALLLSYQLAEELARAFTERTIFQIFLEAEMSLPPGPLKDVSGLLRSMYALVRMEEDPPFLRYGYLSLSNAAAVRKEVMTLCSDLRPHALSIVSSFGIPDAFLGPIAFDWIAANARSSVSSDY